One Oculatellaceae cyanobacterium DNA segment encodes these proteins:
- the arsH gene encoding arsenical resistance protein ArsH produces the protein MTNFEHPPRILFLYGSLRERSYSRLLAEEAARIIQGFGAEVKFFDPRELPIYGSVPDTHPKVQELRELSQWSEGQVWSSPEMHGQITGIMKNQIDWIPLSIGAVRPTQGRTLAVMQVSGGSQSFNAVNTLRLLGRWMRMFTIPNQSSVAKAYQEFNEDGTMKDSPYRDRVIDVMEELYKFTLLLRDKVDYLTDRYSERKEKAAKETIKVAGSALELNAARSK, from the coding sequence ATGACTAACTTTGAGCATCCACCCAGAATCTTGTTTTTATACGGTTCTTTGCGAGAGCGTTCCTACAGTCGTTTATTAGCAGAGGAAGCAGCCCGTATTATTCAAGGGTTTGGGGCAGAGGTAAAATTTTTTGATCCACGTGAACTTCCTATCTATGGGAGTGTTCCTGATACTCACCCAAAAGTGCAGGAGTTACGGGAGTTGAGCCAGTGGTCTGAGGGGCAAGTTTGGTCTAGCCCAGAGATGCACGGTCAAATTACAGGCATTATGAAAAATCAGATCGATTGGATTCCGTTAAGTATTGGGGCAGTTAGACCAACTCAAGGCAGAACTTTGGCTGTCATGCAAGTAAGTGGCGGTTCTCAATCTTTTAATGCAGTCAATACATTGCGACTTTTAGGGCGTTGGATGAGGATGTTTACAATTCCCAATCAGTCTTCTGTTGCTAAAGCTTATCAGGAGTTTAATGAAGATGGCACGATGAAGGATTCACCTTATCGAGACCGCGTGATTGATGTGATGGAGGAACTTTACAAGTTTACGCTGCTTCTGCGTGACAAAGTTGATTACTTAACAGACCGCTACAGTGAACGTAAGGAAAAAGCCGCCAAGGAGACTATAAAAGTAGCAGGTAGTGCGCTTGAACTTAACGCGGCTAGAAGCAAATAA
- the arsC gene encoding arsenate reductase, glutathione/glutaredoxin type, with protein sequence MKRVMFVCKKNSARSQMAEGFAKHLGVGTIEVTSSGLEASVVRPEAIATMKDIGVDISRQTSKALSEFKPEDFDVVISLCGCGVNLPPEWVERSVFEDWQLDDPAEQPEIFPRVRDEIRTRVTQLIESLL encoded by the coding sequence ATGAAGCGTGTCATGTTTGTCTGCAAAAAGAACTCTGCTCGTTCTCAAATGGCAGAAGGATTTGCCAAGCATCTAGGCGTTGGAACGATTGAAGTGACGAGTTCAGGATTAGAAGCCAGTGTTGTTAGACCAGAAGCGATCGCTACAATGAAAGACATTGGCGTTGATATTAGCCGCCAAACCTCGAAAGCTTTGAGTGAGTTTAAGCCAGAAGATTTTGATGTTGTAATTTCTCTGTGTGGGTGTGGCGTGAATTTGCCCCCAGAGTGGGTTGAGCGATCAGTTTTTGAAGACTGGCAATTAGATGATCCGGCAGAACAACCGGAAATTTTCCCCAGAGTACGGGATGAGATTAGAACACGAGTAACTCAACTAATTGAGTCTTTACTGTAG
- a CDS encoding exopolysaccharide biosynthesis protein — protein sequence MLCRKLFLVDSDRYRYDPYGTLKYMGKKFSQDLKILLESLADHPLTLGDILAGTSERGFSLVIGLLVLPFLLPMPPGATGIFGAGSFLLAMQMAMGRKTPWLPKRFARFKFPRWFALQMLKNVQRGTGLLEKFSRRRLLHIADNHQVWRLNGFCIAWLTFLLILPIPLTNPIPTIGILLFVIATLESDGLLMCISYGVTIVITLLFAIAGYLFWQAPGFLLNLFR from the coding sequence GTGTTATGTAGGAAACTTTTCCTAGTTGATAGCGATCGCTACAGGTATGACCCTTATGGCACACTTAAGTATATGGGTAAGAAGTTCTCTCAAGATCTTAAAATTTTGCTAGAAAGTTTAGCCGATCATCCCCTGACATTAGGGGATATCTTAGCAGGAACTTCGGAGCGGGGTTTTAGCTTGGTTATTGGTTTGCTGGTTTTACCTTTTTTACTGCCGATGCCACCTGGAGCAACTGGTATCTTTGGGGCGGGTAGCTTTTTACTAGCTATGCAAATGGCGATGGGCAGAAAAACTCCTTGGCTACCTAAAAGATTCGCTCGGTTTAAATTTCCCCGTTGGTTTGCTTTGCAAATGTTGAAGAATGTGCAACGAGGTACTGGGCTACTAGAAAAATTTTCACGGCGGAGGTTATTGCATATTGCCGATAATCATCAAGTTTGGCGGTTGAATGGTTTCTGTATTGCGTGGCTCACATTTTTGTTGATTTTACCTATTCCTTTGACTAATCCTATTCCTACTATCGGGATTTTATTATTTGTAATTGCAACTTTAGAATCTGATGGATTATTAATGTGTATTAGTTATGGAGTAACTATTGTTATTACTTTGTTATTTGCCATAGCTGGTTATTTGTTTTGGCAAGCTCCTGGTTTTTTATTAAATTTATTTAGATAG
- a CDS encoding nucleotidyltransferase family protein, giving the protein MKRDEVLEILATHRKQLQEMGVKSLNLFGSVARDEAHLDSDVDFIVEFDRPGGLFQLLQVQYYLEDILGCSVDLGTQDALREHLREPVQKDIICAL; this is encoded by the coding sequence ATGAAACGGGATGAGGTACTGGAAATTCTAGCAACACACCGAAAGCAATTGCAGGAAATGGGAGTAAAATCTCTTAATTTATTTGGTTCAGTGGCGCGGGATGAAGCTCATCTAGATAGTGATGTAGATTTTATAGTAGAGTTTGATCGACCAGGCGGATTGTTTCAACTTTTGCAAGTGCAATATTATTTAGAAGATATTCTGGGATGTTCTGTAGATTTAGGAACTCAGGATGCTTTGAGAGAGCATTTGCGAGAACCTGTACAAAAGGATATTATTTGTGCCTTATAG